In a single window of the Myxococcus stipitatus genome:
- a CDS encoding transglycosylase SLT domain-containing protein: MRSSTTSRVRNLSNDAGTQDLNAILSRYKPTGASQRTASQDGLTAGVNASTKMAQTDAARLKKYASEFEAAGKKYGLPPALLAAIASRESRGGAALDSRGLGDNGNGFGLMQVDKRYHKPEGGPYSAGHIDQAAGILKGFLNDVKKAHPDWPPEQQLRGAVAAYNAGPKNVRTLQNMDVGTTGNDYSNDVWARAQALAKDFGGTSTVEPSGTTTRPAATQMNPVKPSALPRFDNKYSAAPSLSDVRSGKAELSIGDHGASVKELQKKLGVEVDGFFGPKTRAAAYRYQLEHGLKPAPGKEGMVDGNMLKQLGVGNKPTVRPTGDTFETGDSKAKPGTTQTNTDNTTQKPGAVLGNGVTIDTNHPTLKKLATSKLNNGPTGYCVLTTLNNMRRLGIPNTPAATGNDPNNPRGGMAQMLRNGWESIPFPGAKQKAIKSPYGNATANVVSADQYRQLVKEGKVPDGAIIFQSRHGWDYSGGSKGNDMGIVRNNGKTTHNYADMSSIIYSDCKEVVILVPKGAIKRD; this comes from the coding sequence GTGAGGTCCTCGACCACCTCGCGAGTCCGGAACCTCTCGAATGACGCCGGCACGCAGGACCTCAACGCCATCCTCTCGAGGTACAAGCCCACGGGGGCCTCGCAGCGCACGGCGTCGCAGGATGGCCTGACGGCGGGCGTCAATGCGTCCACGAAGATGGCGCAGACGGACGCGGCGCGGCTGAAGAAGTACGCGTCCGAGTTCGAGGCCGCGGGCAAGAAGTACGGCTTGCCGCCGGCGCTGCTGGCGGCCATCGCCAGCCGCGAGTCGCGCGGGGGCGCGGCGCTGGACAGCCGGGGCCTGGGCGACAACGGCAATGGCTTTGGCCTGATGCAGGTGGACAAGCGCTACCACAAGCCCGAGGGCGGGCCGTACAGCGCGGGCCACATCGACCAGGCGGCCGGCATCCTCAAGGGCTTCCTCAACGACGTGAAGAAGGCGCACCCGGACTGGCCGCCCGAGCAACAGCTTCGCGGCGCGGTGGCCGCGTACAACGCCGGCCCGAAGAACGTGCGCACCCTCCAGAACATGGACGTGGGCACCACGGGCAACGACTACTCCAACGACGTGTGGGCGCGCGCGCAGGCGCTGGCCAAGGACTTCGGCGGCACGTCCACGGTGGAGCCGTCCGGCACGACGACCCGGCCCGCCGCCACCCAGATGAACCCGGTGAAGCCGTCCGCGCTGCCCAGGTTCGACAACAAGTACTCGGCGGCGCCGAGCCTGTCGGACGTGCGGTCCGGCAAGGCCGAGCTGAGCATCGGCGACCACGGCGCCTCCGTGAAGGAGCTGCAGAAGAAGCTGGGCGTGGAGGTGGACGGCTTCTTCGGTCCCAAGACGCGCGCGGCCGCCTACAGGTACCAGCTCGAGCACGGCCTCAAGCCGGCCCCCGGCAAGGAGGGCATGGTCGACGGGAACATGCTCAAGCAGCTGGGCGTCGGCAACAAGCCGACCGTCAGGCCCACCGGCGACACCTTCGAGACCGGTGACTCGAAGGCGAAGCCGGGCACCACGCAGACGAACACCGACAACACCACCCAGAAGCCGGGCGCGGTGCTGGGCAACGGCGTCACCATCGACACCAACCACCCCACGCTCAAGAAGCTGGCCACGTCCAAGCTGAACAACGGCCCCACCGGCTACTGCGTGCTGACCACGCTCAACAACATGCGCCGGCTGGGCATCCCCAACACGCCGGCGGCCACGGGCAACGACCCGAACAACCCGCGCGGCGGCATGGCGCAGATGCTGCGCAACGGCTGGGAGTCCATCCCCTTCCCGGGCGCCAAGCAGAAGGCCATCAAGAGCCCCTACGGCAACGCGACCGCCAACGTCGTCAGCGCCGACCAGTACCGCCAGCTCGTCAAGGAAGGGAAGGTGCCGGACGGCGCCATCATCTTCCAGTCGCGCCACGGCTGGGACTACAGCGGCGGCTCCAAGGGCAACGACATGGGCATCGTGCGCAACAACGGGAAGACCACCCACAACTACGCCGACATGAGCTCCATCATCTATTCGGACTGCAAGGAGGTCGTCATCCTGGTCCCGAAGGGCGCCATCAAGCGCGACTGA
- a CDS encoding trans-sulfuration enzyme family protein: MTSSPTWPRRSTPAPAESSFATRLLHTGHEVDPVTGAAAVPVYQVSMFDQPGLETPGEFDYARSGNPTRKALEGVLAALDEAAGAFAFGSGMAALSSVLMLFSAGDHLVVTDDCYGGSFRVLTRVFSRFGIKATFVDTSDVEAVRAAFRPDTRGLLVETVSNPFLKRTDIPAMATLARTYGALLIVDNTFLSPALSRPLTQGADIVIHSATKYLGGHSDVVAGTVAVRTPELAREVYFLQNAVGAVLGPQDCFLLQRGIKTLHVRMERQVRTAGALARWLGGRSEIREVFYPGTGAVVSFRLARDGMTGRFVESLRLPLLGVSLGAVESIVTVPARHSHASVPAPERERRGITDGLIRFSVGLEDVEDLQADLARALSQSVREAA, from the coding sequence ATGACATCATCTCCGACCTGGCCCAGGCGCTCGACGCCGGCTCCCGCTGAGTCGAGCTTCGCGACGCGGCTCCTGCACACCGGACACGAGGTGGACCCGGTGACGGGCGCCGCGGCGGTGCCCGTCTACCAGGTGTCCATGTTCGACCAGCCGGGGCTGGAGACGCCCGGTGAGTTCGACTACGCGCGTTCGGGCAACCCCACGCGCAAGGCGCTGGAGGGCGTGCTCGCCGCGCTGGACGAGGCCGCGGGCGCGTTCGCCTTCGGCTCCGGCATGGCCGCGCTCTCCTCCGTGCTGATGCTGTTCAGCGCGGGCGACCACCTGGTCGTCACCGACGACTGCTACGGCGGCTCCTTCCGGGTGCTCACCCGCGTCTTCAGCCGCTTCGGCATCAAGGCCACCTTCGTGGACACCAGCGACGTGGAGGCGGTGCGCGCCGCGTTCCGTCCCGACACGCGCGGCCTGCTGGTGGAGACGGTGAGCAATCCGTTCCTCAAGCGCACCGACATCCCGGCCATGGCCACCCTGGCGCGCACGTACGGCGCGCTGCTCATCGTGGACAACACCTTCCTGTCCCCGGCGCTGTCGCGACCGCTCACCCAGGGCGCGGACATCGTCATCCACTCCGCCACCAAGTACCTGGGCGGACACAGCGACGTCGTCGCGGGCACGGTGGCGGTGCGCACGCCGGAGCTGGCCAGGGAGGTCTACTTCCTCCAGAACGCGGTGGGCGCGGTGCTGGGCCCCCAGGACTGCTTCCTGCTCCAGCGCGGCATCAAGACGCTCCACGTGCGCATGGAGCGACAGGTCCGCACCGCCGGAGCGCTCGCCCGGTGGCTCGGTGGCAGGTCCGAAATCCGGGAGGTCTTCTATCCGGGCACCGGCGCGGTGGTGTCCTTCCGGCTGGCGCGCGACGGCATGACGGGGCGCTTCGTGGAGTCGCTGCGCCTGCCGTTGCTCGGCGTGTCGCTGGGCGCGGTGGAGAGCATCGTCACGGTGCCGGCGAGGCACTCGCACGCCTCCGTGCCCGCCCCGGAGCGCGAGCGGCGGGGCATCACCGACGGGCTCATCCGCTTCTCGGTGGGACTGGAGGACGTGGAGGACCTCCAGGCGGACCTCGCGCGGGCGCTGAGCCAGTCGGTAAGGGAGGCCGCGTGA
- the thrA gene encoding bifunctional aspartate kinase/homoserine dehydrogenase I, which translates to MSSTSFRVMKFGGSSVGSPRRLRQVLELIGLHAKAGPLAVVVSAMGDTTDWLLEAADLAARGELEGALTVVARVAHLAKTNAAALHPARSTTLAARVDQLLAPLQQLLQGISLTRECSPASRDKALAFGELVSATLLAELLEAAGTPAAFRDARQLLVTDATFGNARVDVARTREQLQRQSALWGSAVPVIPGFVAATADGRTTTLGRNGSDYTAALVAQGLGATEVTVWTDVLGLHTADPDLVSDAYPVPHLTHGEGLELASVGVRMLHPRTMIPLIESGISLRIRNTMHPDHPGTLIDAIGSRDGQRPTCIATREDLALLGIEVRKLSDQFQLGERVLSALRGARVTVWMTAQSANGQSIAVVVPRPDAERARAALEEELGQELARREVEPLGVRQPVTLLTLVAEAMGQGVNVAGRFFSALGAVGVGVRASAQGASSRSISCVVDAADTAIAVRTTHAAFNLAHQQVSLFLLGKGTVGGQLLAQLRAQESLLRERHGIALRVVGLADSQHTLFEPAGLSLEGLEERLARVVRGGPGTRALIPLLDELRRLPVPILVDCTAAGDVAPLYTEAFRRGVHVVAANKLPLALPWEEREALVAEARRHHVAYHYETTVASSLPVIDTLANLVRTGDTVRLITASLSGSVGFICNELMAGVPLSVAVRTARDRGFTESDPREDLGGADVARKALILARELGLPLSLADVALEPFVPVSARSEETTEAFLRGLRALDGEYAEKVAHCQQAGTVLRYLARIDPSRLGTGAPVIRVGLHAAEVGHPAADLRGSESFVSFTTTRHSDFPLTVRGAGAGGAVTASGVLADILRVSQTLRGR; encoded by the coding sequence ATGAGCAGCACGTCCTTCCGGGTGATGAAGTTCGGTGGTTCCTCCGTGGGCTCGCCCCGCCGGCTGCGGCAGGTGCTGGAGCTGATTGGCCTCCACGCGAAGGCGGGGCCGCTGGCGGTCGTCGTCTCCGCCATGGGCGACACGACGGACTGGCTGCTGGAGGCGGCCGACCTGGCCGCGCGCGGCGAGCTGGAGGGCGCGCTCACGGTGGTGGCGCGCGTGGCGCATCTGGCGAAGACGAACGCCGCCGCGCTGCACCCCGCGCGCTCCACCACGCTCGCGGCGCGGGTGGACCAGCTGCTCGCCCCGCTCCAGCAGCTCTTGCAGGGCATCAGCCTCACCCGCGAGTGCTCGCCCGCCTCGCGCGACAAGGCGCTCGCCTTCGGGGAGCTGGTCTCCGCCACGCTGCTGGCGGAGCTGCTCGAGGCGGCGGGCACCCCCGCGGCCTTCCGCGACGCGCGGCAGCTGCTGGTGACGGACGCCACCTTCGGCAACGCGCGGGTGGACGTGGCCCGCACGCGCGAGCAGCTCCAGCGCCAGTCCGCCCTCTGGGGCTCCGCCGTGCCCGTCATCCCCGGCTTCGTCGCGGCCACGGCGGACGGGCGCACCACCACGCTGGGGCGCAACGGCTCCGACTACACGGCGGCGCTCGTGGCGCAGGGACTGGGCGCCACCGAGGTGACGGTGTGGACGGACGTGCTGGGCCTGCACACCGCCGACCCGGACCTGGTGAGCGACGCGTACCCGGTGCCGCACCTCACGCATGGCGAGGGCCTGGAGCTGGCCTCCGTGGGCGTGCGCATGCTGCACCCGCGAACGATGATTCCGCTCATCGAGTCCGGCATCAGCCTGCGCATCCGCAACACCATGCACCCGGACCACCCGGGCACGCTCATCGACGCCATCGGTTCGCGCGACGGGCAGCGCCCCACCTGCATCGCCACGCGCGAGGACCTGGCGTTGCTGGGCATCGAGGTGCGCAAGCTGTCCGACCAGTTCCAGTTGGGCGAGCGCGTCCTGTCCGCGCTGCGCGGCGCCCGCGTCACGGTGTGGATGACGGCCCAGTCCGCCAACGGGCAGTCCATCGCCGTCGTCGTGCCGCGTCCCGACGCGGAGCGGGCGCGCGCGGCGCTGGAGGAGGAGCTGGGCCAGGAGCTGGCGCGGCGCGAGGTGGAGCCCCTGGGCGTGCGCCAGCCGGTGACGCTGCTGACGCTGGTGGCCGAGGCCATGGGCCAGGGCGTCAACGTGGCCGGGCGCTTCTTCAGCGCGCTGGGCGCGGTGGGCGTGGGCGTGCGCGCCAGCGCGCAGGGCGCCAGCTCCCGCTCCATCTCCTGCGTGGTGGACGCGGCGGACACCGCCATCGCGGTGCGCACGACGCACGCGGCCTTCAACCTCGCCCACCAGCAGGTGAGCCTGTTCCTGCTCGGCAAGGGCACGGTGGGCGGGCAGCTGCTCGCCCAGCTCCGGGCGCAGGAGTCCTTGCTGCGCGAGCGCCACGGCATCGCGCTGCGGGTGGTGGGCCTGGCCGACAGCCAGCACACGCTGTTCGAGCCCGCGGGGTTGTCGCTGGAGGGGTTGGAGGAGCGGCTCGCGCGCGTCGTCCGGGGTGGACCCGGGACGCGGGCGCTCATCCCCCTCTTGGACGAGCTGCGCCGGCTGCCGGTGCCCATCCTCGTGGACTGCACGGCGGCCGGCGACGTGGCGCCGCTCTACACGGAGGCGTTCCGCCGGGGCGTGCACGTGGTGGCGGCCAACAAGCTGCCCCTGGCCCTGCCCTGGGAGGAGCGCGAGGCGCTCGTCGCCGAGGCGCGGCGTCACCACGTCGCCTACCACTACGAGACGACGGTGGCCTCCAGCCTGCCCGTCATCGACACGCTCGCCAACCTGGTGCGCACCGGCGACACGGTGCGCCTCATCACCGCGTCCCTGTCCGGCAGCGTGGGCTTCATCTGCAACGAGCTGATGGCGGGCGTGCCGCTGTCGGTGGCGGTGCGCACCGCGAGGGACCGGGGCTTCACCGAGTCCGACCCGCGCGAGGACCTGGGCGGCGCCGACGTGGCGCGCAAGGCGCTCATCCTCGCCCGCGAGCTGGGGCTGCCCCTGTCCCTGGCGGACGTGGCGCTGGAGCCCTTCGTCCCGGTGTCCGCGCGGTCCGAGGAGACGACGGAGGCGTTCCTGCGGGGGCTGCGCGCGCTCGACGGGGAGTACGCGGAGAAGGTGGCGCACTGCCAGCAGGCCGGCACGGTGCTGCGCTACCTGGCGCGCATCGACCCGTCGAGGCTGGGAACCGGTGCGCCCGTCATCCGCGTGGGCCTGCACGCCGCGGAGGTGGGCCACCCCGCCGCCGACCTGCGCGGCTCCGAGTCCTTCGTGTCCTTCACCACCACGCGGCACAGCGACTTCCCGCTCACCGTCCGCGGCGCGGGCGCGGGGGGCGCGGTGACGGCCTCCGGCGTGCTGGCCGACATCCTGCGCGTGTCGCAGACGCTGCGCGGTCGCTGA
- a CDS encoding RNA polymerase sigma factor produces the protein MNQEEGAGVEAVRADGDAVTRALVENHRQFLSFLERRVGNRAVAEELLQAAFVKSLERGGALTEGEGAVAWFYRLLRNALVDHHRRQVAEGRALAREALGADEPVEDPELRRVVCACVGELLPTLKPEYAEMVRQVDLESRGVPEVAREAGITPNNAGVRLHRARQALKKQLERSCGSCAAHGCLDCTCRSRPGA, from the coding sequence ATGAACCAGGAGGAAGGAGCAGGCGTGGAGGCGGTGCGGGCGGACGGCGACGCGGTGACGCGGGCGCTCGTGGAGAATCACCGTCAATTTCTGTCATTTCTGGAACGGCGCGTGGGCAACCGGGCGGTCGCGGAGGAGCTGCTCCAGGCGGCGTTCGTGAAGTCGCTGGAGCGGGGTGGGGCGTTGACGGAGGGCGAGGGCGCGGTGGCCTGGTTCTACCGGCTGTTGCGCAATGCGTTGGTGGACCACCACCGCCGGCAGGTGGCGGAGGGGCGGGCGCTGGCGCGCGAGGCCCTGGGGGCGGACGAGCCGGTGGAGGACCCGGAGCTGCGCCGCGTGGTCTGCGCGTGCGTGGGGGAGCTGCTCCCCACGCTCAAGCCGGAGTACGCGGAGATGGTGCGGCAGGTGGACCTGGAGTCGCGCGGAGTCCCGGAGGTGGCGCGCGAGGCGGGAATCACGCCCAACAACGCCGGCGTCCGGCTCCACCGCGCGCGTCAGGCGCTGAAGAAGCAGTTGGAGCGCAGCTGCGGGTCCTGCGCGGCGCATGGCTGCCTGGACTGCACGTGCCGCTCGCGCCCCGGCGCGTGA
- a CDS encoding heavy metal translocating P-type ATPase has protein sequence MNRHSHHPSHPHHHSSPTPPSTPGEGTHAIDPVCGMKVDPSAPKGGSLEHGGRTYHFCNPKCRERFRAEPEKFLSPSQAPAEAAPVAPGTMYVCPMDPEVRQDHPGACPKCGMALEPETLAIPETRVEYVCPMHPEVVREGPGSCPICGMALEPRTVLPEETPDPELKSMWLRFRVGLVFTVPLLLLAMSDMIPGQPVQHAVSASVLAWAQLVLATPVVLWAGWPFFQRGWASVRNRHLNMFTLIALGTGAAYAFSVVATLFPHVLPEGLRTGHGGSAPLYFEAAAVIVTLVALGQVLELRARHATSGALRSLLSLAPPVARRIREDGHEEDVPLAHVHPGDRLRVRPGEKVPVDGEVLEGSSSVDESMVTGEPVPVEKARGEKVTGGTVNGTGSLVMRAERVGRDTLLSRIVQRVSEAQRTRAPIQRLADKVAGVFVPVVIAVALVTAVVWAVWGPEPRGVHALVNAVAVLIIACPCALGLATPMSIMVATGRGAQAGVLIRDAAALERLAAVDTLVVDKTGTLTEGKPRLVSVVPAEGFDEARLLRLAASLERGSEHPLAESIVAGARERGATLGTVRDFQSVTGQGVVGRVDEVEVALGNVALMKARRVDVAALGERGEALRREGQTVVLVAVDGRVAGLLGVEDPVKASTPEALALLRRDGLRVVMLTGDSQTTAEAVARRLGISEVIAGVLPDAKGDAVRRLQGEGRVVAMAGDGVNDAPALAQADVGIAMGTGTDIAMESAGVTLVKGDLRGIVRARRLSEGTLRNIRQNLFFAFVYNLLGVPLAAGVLYPVFGLLLSPIFASAAMSLSSVSVIVNALRLRRLKL, from the coding sequence ATGAATCGCCACAGCCACCACCCGAGCCACCCCCACCACCACTCCTCCCCGACGCCTCCCTCCACCCCGGGCGAGGGGACGCACGCCATCGACCCCGTCTGCGGGATGAAGGTGGACCCGAGCGCCCCCAAGGGGGGCAGCCTGGAGCACGGCGGGCGGACGTACCACTTCTGCAACCCGAAGTGCCGGGAGCGCTTCCGCGCGGAGCCTGAGAAATTCCTGTCCCCGTCGCAGGCGCCGGCGGAGGCCGCGCCCGTGGCGCCGGGCACGATGTACGTGTGCCCCATGGACCCGGAGGTGCGGCAGGACCACCCGGGGGCCTGCCCGAAGTGCGGCATGGCGCTGGAGCCGGAGACGCTGGCCATCCCGGAGACGCGCGTCGAGTACGTGTGCCCCATGCACCCGGAGGTGGTGCGCGAGGGGCCGGGGAGCTGCCCCATCTGCGGCATGGCGTTGGAGCCGCGCACGGTGCTGCCGGAGGAGACGCCGGACCCCGAGCTGAAGTCGATGTGGCTGCGCTTCCGCGTGGGGCTCGTCTTCACCGTGCCGCTGTTGTTGCTGGCCATGTCGGACATGATTCCGGGACAGCCGGTGCAGCACGCGGTGTCCGCGTCGGTGCTGGCGTGGGCGCAGCTCGTGCTGGCCACGCCGGTGGTGCTGTGGGCGGGCTGGCCCTTCTTCCAGCGAGGCTGGGCGTCGGTGCGCAACCGGCACCTCAACATGTTCACCCTCATCGCGCTGGGGACGGGGGCGGCGTATGCCTTCAGCGTCGTGGCCACGCTGTTCCCTCACGTGCTGCCGGAGGGCCTGCGCACGGGGCATGGCGGTTCGGCGCCGCTCTACTTCGAGGCCGCGGCCGTCATCGTGACGTTGGTGGCGCTGGGGCAGGTGCTGGAGCTGCGGGCGCGGCACGCGACGTCCGGGGCGCTGCGCTCGTTGCTGAGCCTGGCGCCGCCGGTGGCGCGTCGCATCCGCGAGGATGGACACGAGGAGGACGTGCCGCTCGCCCACGTGCATCCGGGGGACCGGCTGCGCGTGCGTCCGGGCGAGAAGGTGCCCGTGGACGGGGAGGTGCTGGAGGGCTCGAGCTCCGTGGACGAGTCCATGGTGACGGGCGAGCCGGTGCCCGTGGAGAAGGCGCGCGGCGAGAAGGTGACGGGCGGCACGGTGAACGGGACGGGCTCGCTGGTGATGCGGGCCGAGCGCGTGGGGCGGGACACGCTGCTGTCGCGCATCGTCCAGCGGGTGAGCGAGGCGCAGCGGACGCGGGCGCCGATTCAGCGCCTGGCGGACAAGGTGGCGGGCGTCTTCGTGCCGGTGGTCATCGCGGTGGCGCTGGTGACGGCGGTGGTGTGGGCGGTGTGGGGGCCGGAGCCCCGAGGCGTCCACGCGCTGGTGAACGCGGTGGCGGTGCTCATCATCGCGTGCCCGTGCGCGCTGGGGCTGGCCACGCCCATGTCCATCATGGTGGCCACGGGGCGTGGGGCGCAGGCGGGCGTGCTCATCCGCGACGCCGCGGCGCTGGAGCGGCTCGCGGCGGTGGACACGCTGGTGGTGGACAAGACGGGCACCCTCACGGAGGGCAAGCCCCGGCTGGTGTCGGTGGTGCCCGCGGAGGGCTTCGACGAGGCACGGCTGCTGCGGCTCGCCGCCAGCCTGGAGCGGGGCAGCGAGCACCCGCTGGCGGAGTCCATCGTCGCGGGGGCGAGGGAGCGGGGGGCGACGTTGGGGACGGTGCGGGACTTCCAGTCGGTGACGGGGCAGGGCGTGGTGGGGCGGGTGGACGAGGTGGAGGTGGCGCTGGGCAACGTGGCGCTGATGAAGGCCCGGCGGGTGGACGTCGCCGCGCTGGGCGAGCGGGGTGAGGCGCTGCGTCGGGAGGGGCAGACGGTGGTGCTGGTGGCGGTGGATGGGCGCGTGGCGGGGCTGCTCGGCGTGGAGGACCCGGTGAAGGCGTCCACGCCGGAGGCGCTGGCGCTGCTGCGGCGGGACGGGCTGCGGGTGGTGATGCTCACGGGGGACAGCCAGACCACGGCGGAGGCGGTGGCGCGTCGGTTGGGGATTTCAGAGGTCATCGCGGGCGTGCTCCCCGACGCGAAGGGCGACGCGGTGCGCAGGCTCCAGGGCGAGGGCCGCGTGGTGGCCATGGCGGGGGACGGGGTGAACGACGCGCCAGCGCTCGCCCAGGCCGACGTGGGCATCGCCATGGGGACGGGGACGGACATCGCGATGGAGAGCGCGGGCGTCACGTTGGTGAAGGGGGACCTGCGGGGCATCGTCCGGGCGCGCCGGTTGAGCGAGGGCACGCTGCGCAACATCCGCCAGAACCTCTTCTTCGCCTTCGTCTACAACCTGCTGGGGGTGCCGCTGGCGGCGGGGGTGCTCTACCCGGTCTTCGGCCTGCTGCTCAGCCCCATCTTCGCCAGCGCGGCGATGAGCCTCTCGTCCGTGTCGGTCATCGTGAACGCGCTGCGGCTGCGGCGGCTGAAGCTGTAG
- a CDS encoding GIY-YIG nuclease family protein — protein sequence MGTVSSTSEATSLHECKVRASLLLKELGSTDATRAARAAERLRALPVFAGLSLGEVLARRDSVQRKHVLAVIAREQGHASWDELKRALEADASAPVDFERLLSRVGGRYLNRWFSSYAEAVASLRDAGGYLFPFREQFFICERGLVAALGLDPDDADWALAGPNWVEPLDAAAHARLEQRLRRPDVDAPVSSPLTRKSPMSSTDPSSVSAGRSRRSELKRGYKEKPPPMGVYAVRNRANGKVLVGASLNLPGMLNRIRFELETGMPRIPALLEDWRRHGAEQFSFDVLDVLEPPEEPGVDLKAELQVLEALWLDRLQPYGDAGYNERPK from the coding sequence ATGGGAACCGTCTCATCCACCTCCGAAGCCACCTCCCTCCATGAGTGCAAGGTCCGGGCGTCGCTCCTCTTGAAGGAGCTGGGCTCGACGGACGCCACGCGCGCCGCGCGGGCGGCGGAGCGGCTGCGCGCGCTGCCTGTCTTCGCGGGGCTCTCCCTGGGCGAGGTGCTCGCGCGCCGGGACTCGGTGCAGCGCAAGCACGTGCTGGCCGTCATCGCTCGCGAGCAGGGGCATGCCTCCTGGGACGAGCTGAAGCGCGCCCTGGAGGCGGACGCGTCGGCGCCCGTCGACTTCGAGCGGCTGCTGTCGCGCGTGGGCGGCCGCTACCTCAATCGCTGGTTCTCCTCGTACGCGGAGGCGGTCGCCTCGCTGCGGGACGCGGGGGGCTATCTCTTCCCGTTCCGCGAGCAGTTCTTCATCTGCGAGCGCGGGCTCGTCGCGGCGCTGGGGTTGGATCCGGACGACGCGGACTGGGCGCTCGCGGGTCCCAACTGGGTGGAGCCGCTCGACGCGGCGGCGCACGCCCGGCTCGAGCAGCGCCTGCGGCGTCCCGACGTGGACGCTCCGGTTTCATCTCCCCTCACCAGGAAGTCACCCATGTCCTCGACCGACCCTTCTTCCGTCTCCGCGGGCCGCTCCCGCCGTTCGGAGCTCAAGCGTGGCTACAAGGAGAAGCCGCCCCCCATGGGGGTGTACGCCGTGCGCAACCGCGCCAACGGGAAGGTGCTGGTGGGCGCCAGCCTCAACCTGCCGGGCATGCTCAACCGCATCCGCTTCGAGCTGGAGACGGGCATGCCGCGCATCCCCGCGCTGCTGGAGGACTGGCGCCGCCATGGCGCGGAGCAGTTCTCGTTCGACGTGCTGGACGTGCTCGAGCCGCCCGAGGAGCCGGGCGTGGACCTGAAGGCGGAGCTCCAGGTGCTGGAGGCGCTGTGGCTGGACCGGCTCCAGCCCTACGGGGACGCGGGCTACAACGAGCGGCCGAAGTAG
- a CDS encoding aminotransferase class I/II-fold pyridoxal phosphate-dependent enzyme: MNIATTLVHAGTRRDPATGAVAVPVHHSATYQHPGLGQSTGYDYSRTKNPTRAALEDALAQLEGGARGLAFASGMAALHCALQLFGPEDHVVLTEDLYGGTYRLVDRLLRVPHTFVDTSRVEAVRAALRPDTRALLVESPTNPMMKTADLPALVALAREAGILLIVDNTFYTPYLQRPLELGADIVVHSATKYLAGHNDVVAGALVARDAALGERLAYAQNGIGAILGPQDAYLVIRGLKTLALRMEKHQANAREVAAFLERHPKVARVYYPGAGGMLSFDVTDPALVPQVLGAVKLCLFAESLGGVETLITYPTTQTHADIPAERRAALGISDRLLRLSVGIEDCHDIISDLAQALDAGSR; the protein is encoded by the coding sequence ATGAACATCGCCACGACGCTCGTCCACGCCGGAACCCGCCGGGACCCCGCCACCGGCGCGGTGGCCGTCCCCGTCCACCACTCCGCCACCTACCAGCACCCCGGGCTCGGCCAGTCGACGGGCTATGACTACTCGCGCACGAAGAACCCCACCCGCGCGGCGCTGGAGGACGCGCTCGCGCAGCTGGAGGGCGGCGCCCGGGGGCTCGCCTTCGCCTCCGGCATGGCCGCGTTGCACTGCGCGCTCCAGCTCTTCGGCCCGGAGGACCACGTCGTCCTCACCGAGGACCTCTACGGCGGCACCTACCGCCTGGTGGACCGGCTGCTGCGCGTGCCCCACACGTTCGTGGACACCAGCCGCGTGGAGGCGGTGCGCGCGGCGCTGCGGCCCGACACGCGCGCGCTGCTGGTGGAGTCCCCCACCAACCCGATGATGAAGACGGCGGACCTGCCCGCGCTCGTCGCCCTGGCGCGCGAGGCGGGCATCCTGCTCATCGTCGACAACACCTTCTACACGCCCTATCTCCAGCGCCCGTTGGAGCTGGGCGCGGACATCGTCGTCCACTCCGCCACCAAGTACCTGGCCGGGCACAACGACGTCGTCGCGGGCGCGCTCGTCGCGCGCGACGCGGCGCTGGGAGAGAGGCTCGCCTACGCGCAGAACGGCATCGGCGCCATCCTGGGGCCGCAGGACGCGTACCTGGTGATTCGCGGCCTGAAGACGCTGGCGCTGCGCATGGAGAAGCACCAGGCCAACGCGCGCGAGGTGGCGGCGTTCCTGGAGCGTCACCCGAAGGTGGCGCGCGTCTACTACCCGGGGGCCGGCGGCATGCTGTCCTTCGACGTCACCGACCCGGCCCTGGTGCCCCAGGTGCTGGGCGCCGTGAAGCTGTGCCTCTTCGCCGAGTCACTGGGCGGCGTCGAGACGCTCATCACCTACCCCACCACCCAGACACACGCGGACATCCCCGCCGAGCGCCGCGCGGCGCTGGGCATCTCCGACCGACTGCTTCGCCTCTCCGTGGGAATCGAGGACTGCCATGACATCATCTCCGACCTGGCCCAGGCGCTCGACGCCGGCTCCCGCTGA